Within the Macadamia integrifolia cultivar HAES 741 unplaced genomic scaffold, SCU_Mint_v3 scaffold1248, whole genome shotgun sequence genome, the region TCGGGTTGGGCTAGGCtttgggttgaggtctcaacccaaccctatatGTTatgtatataataatataaatatattaattactACAAATGGGAACTTATAGAAAAAGGCCCACAGAAAGTCTTTCGTTTTTCACAAtttacatatatacataaaatttGGTCTTTGGCCTCAGCAATCCATCAAGATCAAGAAATCAAGTAACCAATAGTGCTAGGTTGGGCTGGATTTGATTAAGCCTGACCCAATCAGGGTCCATCAGGGTCGGGCAAGGTAGGGCTtaggttgagttaagagaccttagggttaaAACCTAGCCCAACACGACCTATTGACACCCCTGTTGTATGCCATGCACCGTTACTGTTTTTAGTGCGACCTTGTGCCTCGCCTAGGCCCCTTGTGTGTctcaccccttagagaatgccagtattatagaaacaccccctctctttcatcaaattagactcagaccccctaccgtcagtcgccgttaaggaatataccttatatgttgatgttagctactatattttatttaaatatgaaaatgcCCTTACCAAATGTGAAGTCCCTATAATGCCCATGTAATGAGTCTCATCCTCACCTTTTTCCCAAATCAAGCACCAGCGATCACGGTGGTGGGGGCAGTGGCGATCAGCACGAACTCACAGCGGTGGCAGGCAGCGGCTACGGTGACAGTGGCAATCAACACGGGTTAAACACATAGAGAGAAAGTTCCTATTGATTGTCAGCACTAGCAATCACGGCGGTGCGGGCAGTGACGATTAGCACGAACTCACAGCTGTGGCAGGTAGCGACAACGGTGACAGTGGCAATCAGTACGTGTTAAACACATAGAGAGAGATTGTTCCTGTTGATTGCCGGCACCAGCGATCACGGTGGTGGGGGCAGCGGTGTCGGCGACAACGATGATCAGCACGAACTCACAGCGGTGGCAGGCAGCGGCAATGGTGGCAGTGGCAATTAGCATGGGTTAAACACATAGAGAGAGAGTTCTTGTTGATTGCCGCTATCGCTGATGCCGATGACAGCGATTCATTCCGACGATCGATCCATCACAATATGTGTAATAGCCTTGGTTCTTGATTCTACACCGGAGGTTCGACAGCTGAGTTTTCTAGACCACTGCCATTGACACCACTCCTCCACCGCGCTAACACCCCTCCCTTTCTCTACTTCTCAAGTTCCCTAATATGGCCGATCGCGTGAGTCTCACCAAGTTAGAGAAGAAGATCCCTTATACCTGATCGATCGGCGATTGCAACCCCTTCCGGCGAAGGCTCCAAACCTTCTCCCTCACCTCCTCCTTCTCCACCGCCACCGCTGCCTCTGCCTCCATGTCTGCCACCGCCTCTACCTCCATGTCCGCCACCGACAGATCCGGGCCTCATTGGACCTGAATCAGAGAGGTCGCAAAGAGGTAAAGGTTCTGAAACAGTCATGGCCATGAATAAgaatgggaggaggaagaagatgaaactgagtctagtgaaatcatttattttgatccaaatacTAGCGATGGAGACTTGCACGGGCACCATCAGAGGCAGCACCACTCGCCATCGACGGAATGAGCACAACTTGCCATCAACAGATTGAGCACAACTTGCCGGTAGTCTGGATCTCGCTAGACTCACAAGTTGAGGTACAAAAAAGGAACGAGGGAGAGAGTGTGATAAGTGATAAGGGTGattaaagggtatttttggaatagtATAATAATGGTGTTtactcataagggtaaaattgtcattttacaatATCACTTAACATagactgacggcaaggggtccaagtccaatttggtgaaagagagggggtgtccttctAATATTGGCCTTCTccaggggtggcattgtaaattactcATAAAAAAGTAATAAGGGAGCACAACTTTTAAAGGGGTCCAAGTCCAATTTTCTTGTGAGTTTGAGCACAACTTTTAAAGGGGTTTGTAATAAGGGAGTGCACCATTTCTGGCCGAAGCCACTAGGCTGTTGTATTTTGGAGGCCAATTTACATTCACATGACTACACCAATAGGGGGGCATCTATGGTCTTAGGTAAAGTGCACATTTGTACATCTCAACCTTCATCTTCATTGATTTTTGTTCATCTTGATATTCTAGAGCAGCACTTTCCTTGACAGATAACTGATACACATCTCTCAATAGCCTATACCTAGTATATTTGAACAATAATAATATTGGGGGAAAATTTTTTCCACcattaaaaaaagaattgaaacaTGTAAGGAACGCATATTAACAAAAGTATTTCTTCTGTTctatggtggtgatggtggtgacGGTGACAAATTAGTGGTTAGTTGTGGTCCAACGATGGCGGCAACAACAGAAGTGGTGGTGGTTGCGGTACAAAGAGAGTTGGGTTTATTGGGTTGTTTTTTGTTATAAATTGTAACATCATATATGTTACtccaatgacaaaaaaaaaaaaaaaaaaagtgtttttcactcgattcaataaaaaaaaaaactagaccATAGATCACATCATACATATTCTGTTTCAAAGTTATTCCAAGAACAccatgatttttttcctttaaaaaaaaatgtttttttgtttcttttgaacGGTTCCATACTGACCCTCTACACTCTCATCTACACCCACCCACCTTCCTTTTGCTGTCACTCAATGCATTGCCAATGACAATAGTTCACTTTAAAGTATCACATTCACTTTGTTAAGAACATTAAAGTAGTGAATTGGTATCTGATACCCAATAAATTATCAAGATTTGACCTGATCTTGATCACTAATCAAGTActtaaccaaaaaaacaaaaaaaagattagTGATCAGGTACCCATATTTGATTGCATTAAACCAGTGAATTGGTATATAATTACAGAACAGACCATCTAAATTTGACCTGCACTTGAAGAAGCAATATCTTCCATGAATTTTCAAGTTATCTAAATATTAAAACATGATACTACAATTTAAACATTCATGAGAAGAGGAAAGCTAACTCTCTtagtaattttgatttctttctttttctctctttctcattctcAGTTTCCAACCTGTTCTACACATATATGCAACTTTAGTTTCAGGctttgaagaagaggaaagcTAACTCTCTtagtaattttgatttctttctttttctctctttctcattctcAGTTTCCAACCTGTTCTACACATATATGCAACTTTAGTTTCAGGctttgaagaagaggaaagcTAACTCTCTtagtaattttgatttctttctttttctctctttctcattctcAGTTTCCAACCTGTTCTACACATATATGCAACTTTAGTTTCAGGCTTTGAAGCTTCAAGTCTTGTTTGGGTTATTAATAACACCAACCCGTCAGAGAAGATCAATGCTATTAGGTTGAAGTAGTGACCATCATCAACTCTCTTAGTTCCAATATTTCAACTCTGcggttcatcttcttccttatcTTTATAGCCATATCTTGTGGAATGAATTTTCCACATATGCTTACCCTGCTCTGCTTCTTCTCAATCAAATGGGTCTCCAACTCTTCGAGAACAAatttaaacagaaaataaaatgaatatagAGAAAGAGTTCTTAAAATCAACCAATTGGTCAAGGTGGTCTCACCTTTCATATTGAGAAGGATTCTCCATAGTTTTCTGTAACAACAATTGCAGTCAATGTTGATCTTCATCACCATGCAGATCTGAAGAAGTTAACAATGAAAATGAAACACCAATTAGAGCATTatactaaaattttttttaatgaaagttgTGAGTTTTTAGGTGGAGAGTAGAAGCTTGCCTTTCCTGACATGATTGGTTCAGTGATTGAAAAGTTTGTGGAAAAGGAGTTTTGCCTTTCAGAATGAAATGGACATGGGCTTCTTAATGAGGTgggttttctctttatttaatgTAGATTTGTGGAGAATCTGAttctgtttgtgtgtgtgtgagagagagagagagagagagagaggaaagagttGGCTTTGGTTTGGTAATTTGTGGATTGGCTTCTTTGcctttatttggttttatttctcatgttgacattgagagggaaagggaaagcatccgCTTCAATTCTTTGTTTCTACAGCTGTTGTATTCTTGCAAAACGCAAGGCATCTAGCATCTGGGGTCTTAGGAACTAAGAAACAAGGGTCATTGACTTGGTCAAGAGTTGATGGCTATTGGCTCAAGTCAAAGAATggctattctctctctctctctctctctctctctctcttgagtaGAAAAAGAATGGCTACCCTACAAGGTGTATGTGTATTATGGACCTTCATTGGTCTACAATACATGGTTGGAATTTGGATTTCACTGTACTTTTTGGACCCAATATCTCTTCACTCATGATGATGAGAGAATCTTTTCATCCATTAACCACTGATTGAATTGGAAAAGAGTATTTTGGACCATGAATAAAAGACATGGGAGTTAATGACCATCCCAAATACCAATCAAAGACGAAAATATAGCTTGGGAAGAGAGGGAGCCACTCCCCAGTCCCCACCGAGTtgaggatgtgaatttgaaatcaaaaccgtttatcgaaattGAATATAATCGTTTACATTATAACTAtgaaactatttattaaatggtttgattttggttttaaaattgaactGGGACtcgttttggttttaaattttaaaccaTTGGTAAACCATTTAAATAAACTGTTAAACCAATTAACATATACATAGTAAGATTGAGttattcaatgttaagtttatatatagttcaataaaaaaaattaagcttTTATTAAACAAttagtgaatatatatataacaataaataattcaattcaatgttacaatttacatccatttcattaaaaattttaaaggtaaagaaattgtttggataaaaaaattgaaaatataagaaaactaTTTAAACCAAAATCGTTTATAAATGGcagttttaatatatgaaaccatttattaaatgatttgattttggttttatttaaaaatcttACACTGAACCATCTACattaaaaccaaaccgattaacaccctttcccaccccctcaaaaaaaagaaaaaggaggcatGACACTATTAGTGGGCAGTGGGCCATCAACCCAGTCCATGCATGAGTTTGCCACAACCAGGCCAGAGTCTTGTTTAATAGTTTGCATGACAACCTCAACCTTGTGTTAAGCTTGTTTAGTAGTTAAACAAAAGCTTGGGTATACTTGTGCTCTCGTGCTATGCTTAGCTTTGTTTAAATCttgtaagggaaaaaaaaccctGCTTGTCTAGCGTTCCCTATGCCCAGACATAActgggtgtgaaaagacccaACTACTCCTCGTGTTGTAGGTATTTTCACGTACAGTTGTGTTTGGGTGTAAGGAATGCGGATGAGCAGAGTTCCTTTCCCCATCTTTTAATAACTAAAATACTAACCTCATGTTTGAGAGCTTCATAGCCCAATCATGtctaagaaaaataatttgttCTTATGTCCATTTCCATTTATGGGGTTTCGATCCCTAAGCAACCCATGAGATCTTTTCTATCAGGATTGCAAAATATTGTTTATTACATTGAATACAAGAGCACAAAAGTACAAACATTAGGCtccgtttgattgcaaggggaattaaaaggaaggaagtgaaattttcatataatCATTACTACATGTGATCCCCTATgattccatgtgattgtataagttacttcattttttttaatcatttagtaatgacattttacatattatagcaaaagtttttgtaaagtaaaatttaataactaaatataaaataatttaaagcTAATGATATGGTCACATagagtaatgatt harbors:
- the LOC122063186 gene encoding uncharacterized protein LOC122063186, with amino-acid sequence MSGKICMVMKINIDCNCCYRKLWRILLNMKELETHLIEKKQSRVSICGKFIPQDMAIKIRKKMNRRVEILELRELMMVTTST